The Euphorbia lathyris chromosome 2, ddEupLath1.1, whole genome shotgun sequence genome includes a window with the following:
- the LOC136218145 gene encoding nucleobase-ascorbate transporter 7-like — protein sequence MAGGGGGGAAPPPKQEELQPHPAKDQLPNIAYCITSPPPWPEAILLGFQHYLVMLGTTVIIPTSLVPQMGGGNEEKAKMIQTLLFVAGVNTLFQSTFGTRLPAVIGGSFTYLPTTISIVLAGRYSDIVNPQEKFEKIMRGIQGSLIVASTLQIVLGFSGLWRNVARFLSPLSAVPLVALSGFGLYEFGFPLLAKCVEIGLPQIIFLVLFSQYLPHIIRGERAVFDRFAVIFSVVIVWIYAHLLTVGGAYKNSGPKTQLSCRTDRAGIIGAAPWIRVPYPFQWGAPTFDAGEAFAMMAASFVALVESTGAFIAVSRYASATPLPPSILSRGVGWQGVGILFSGIFGTGSGSSVSIENAGLLALTRVGSRRVVQISAGFMIFFSILGKFGAVFASIPAPIVAALYCFFFAYVGSAGLSFLQFCNLNSFRTKFILGFSIFMGLSIPQYFNEYTAINGYGPVHTRARWFNDMINVPSSSEAFVAGVLAFFLDTTLHHKDNQTKKDRGMHWWDKFRSFKTDTRSEEFYSLPFNLNKFFPSV from the exons ATGGCtggaggtggaggaggaggagctGCGCCACCGCCTAAACAGGAAGAGCTACAGCCGCATCCGGCGAAGGATCAGCTACCTAATATTGCTTACTGCATTACTAGTCCACCTCCTTGGC CTGAGGCAATACTTCTTGGCTTCCAACACTATCTAGTGATGCTTGGAACAACAGTGATTATACCCACTTCTTTAGTTCCCCAGATGGgaggtggaaat GAAGAGAAAGCAAAAATGATTCAGACTTTGCTATTTGTGGCTGGAGTGAACACATTGTTCCAATCAACTTTTGGTACTCGCTTACCTGCAGTAATTGGAGGCTCCTTTACCTATTTGCCAACCACAATTTCAATCGTTTTGGCTGGTAGATACAGTGATATTGTGAATCCTCAAGAG AAATTTGAGAAGATAATGCGTGGAATCCAAGGTTCTCTCATAGTTGCTTCAACTTTACAGATTGTTCTTGGTTTCAGTGGCCTGTGGCGTAATGTTGCAAG GTTCTTGAGTCCACTCTCTGCTGTTCCTTTGGTTGCTCTATCTGGTTTTGGACTCTATGAATTTGGTTTTCCTTTG CTCGCAAAATGTGTTGAGATTGGACTGCCACAAATCATCTTTCTGGTTCTTTTCTCACAG TATCTACCTCATATAATTCGAGGAGAGAGGGCTGTATTTGATCGCTTTGCTGTAATATTTTCGGTGGTTATTGTGTGGATATATGCTCATCTCCTCACTGTTGGAGGAGCGTATAAGAATTCAGGACCGAAAACTCAATTAAGCTGCAGAACAGATCGTGCAGGGATCATCGGTGCTGCTCCATG GATAAGAGTTCCATATCCTTTCCAATGGGGAGCTCCCACCTTCGATGCTGGAGAGGCCTTTGCAATGATGGCTGCTTCATTTGTTGCTCTTGTTGAG TCAACTGGTGCTTTCATTGCGGTGTCCAGGTATGCAAGTGCCACTCCGTTGCCACCTTCTATACTTAGCCGGGGCGTTGGTTGGCAG GGAGTTGGAATACTCTTCTCTGGGATATTTGGAACTGGGAGTGGATCATCAGTATCAAT TGAAAATGCTGGTTTACTGGCACTGACTCGTGTTGGAAGCCGGAGGGTTGTCCAGATATCAGCTGGTTTCATGATTTTCTTCTCGATTCTTG GGAAATTTGGTGCTGTGTTTGCTTCAATTCCAGCACCAATTGTTGCAGCTCTATATTGCTTTTTCTTTGCCTATGTTG GCTCAGCTGGTCTCAGTTTCCTTCAGTTCTGCAACTTAAACAGCTTTAGGACAAAGTTCATACTTGGATTCTCTATTTTCATGGGCTTATCAATACCACAATACTTCAACGAGTACACAGCCATTAATGGCTACGGACCAGTCCACACTAGAGCTAGATGG TTCAACGACATGATAAATGTGCCTTCTTCATCAGAAGCATTTGTAGCTGGTGTGTTAGCTTTCTTCTTAGATACAACATTGCACCATAAAGACAATCAAACAAAGAAAGACAGAGGTATGCACTGGTGGGACAAATTTCGGTCATTCAAAACGGATACAAGAAGCGAAGAGTTCTATTCCCTACCTTTTAATCTCAACAAGTTTTTCCCATCTGTCTGA